The Drosophila innubila isolate TH190305 chromosome 2R unlocalized genomic scaffold, UK_Dinn_1.0 1_C_2R, whole genome shotgun sequence DNA window taatgcattgaGAGCGTCTCCGCCTAGCGATGATCCGCCTTCGACTTCATCCTCGCTTAATTCTGGCATGGGAGGAGCAACTGCATCCAGATTGCCACATGTGGATGTCTCACTCAGTTCcagcagtagcaacagcaatgTGAGACAATCTCCAGTTAAACTATTTGAGGATGCCATCACAGTTGCTCCAGTTCCCGCTCCAACTCCCATATCCATTCCAACAGTGATTCCCACTGCTCTTAAAGAGGAAACTGTAGTCAAAGCTTCACCTGCTGCCAGTCAAATCAAACGCAAACCTGTAAATCTCTTTAATGATGATGAGTTTAATTCGTTCATGTCGGAAATTGTGGACAAGGTGCAGTCCAAATCAAGCAAGGAGTCCACTCAAGAGTCCTCCAAAGCCACCAAAAGCCTTAATCTCTTTGATGAGAGTCCACCATTGACTCCAAAGACAACTCCTGCAGTTAAGACTCTGCCCACTTCCATTTTTGATGACAATCtggaggatgatgatgattttcTCAGCTCCTTTGCCTCCAAGGCGATGCCGAAGCCACAGCCACAGACGAGGGCAACTACATTAtttgatgatgacgatgatgagtTGGACATTAATGATATATTCAAGAGTTCCAAGCAGCCAAAGGCTGAAAGCAACTTAAAGACAAAAAATTGGTTgtttgatgatgatgatttggAGGAGAAGGATATATTTGGGTTAAGTcagaacaaaattaaaagcaacagAAAGGAGAGAACAGAGGAACAAGGAAGAAGGAGAGCAAATAGAGATAAAGCTAAAGAAATATGAGAAGAGGATGGCaaagaagaacaagaacaagaacaaaacaaaGGAAGCAGGCTTCTAGAACTAAAACAAGGAAAGCAGATAGAGAAGAGGAGGAACAGGAGAGAAAGGAGCAGGAGAAAAAGAAGCGGGAGCAAAAGAGAAAGGAACAGGATGAGTATGGAAAGAAGGAGGCGGAAAACAAGGTAAAATTGGAGCAAGAGGAGAGAAAACAACAGGAGAAGAAACAGGAGCACCAAGTGGCCACCAGTATACCACACAAAAGTCTCTTTGATGAtctggatgatgatgatttgtTTGGCACACCAAAATCCAAACAGAATTTGTTTGAAGATGCGAAGAAGACAAGAGAGGAGCTTAAGGCAGTGGAGGAAAAAGAGCTACCGGAAGATAAGGATGTGCCTGTAGTACCTAAAGTGACCATACCAGACAAACCAATACTAAACGATGAAGATCAAGCCAAGAACAACTTGATGACAACTGAAAGAGAAGCcttaaagaaacaaaactcTCAACCTAAAGCAAAACTATTAAGCGATGACTTTAGCGATGAGGAATCCATCAAAGAAACAGAAGAaaaagccacagcaacaattgaGATTCCAAAAGATTCTCAGCAGCCAATTAACAAAATGGAAGAagtggaaattaaaaataaatcagatTTATTTGACAACTCAAGGAAAGATCCGACAGAGCAAGTGCAGCAGGATCCCATACTCAGTCTGGTGGCAGACACAGTCAGCAATAAGCAGCTGATGAAAAATGCAAACCAAGAGAATCCCCGAAAATCTGAGGAAATTGCAATTGCCCAACAAATGTTGCAGAATTATTCGAGTTTGTTTTCGGATGAGCCGCCAGATGATAGCGAATTCTTTCAATCCTTGGGCTCGAGCAGCTTGAACAGCTTGAGCAACTCCAAGATGTTTGACCAGGAGCAGGACTTCTTTGAGCCCAGTTTGCCGGATTTACCCAAAGATGTGGCCAAAGCAAATGTGGAAACTGTGGAAGATTATGGTGGATTGCGTTTGTTTAGTGATGTGCCGCCCGAGGATGATGGCGAGGAGGAGCTACCCGCTCCCAAGACAGCTCCCAAGACTTCTCTTCCTGCCACCACACGCATACATACCATTTTCTATGATGATTTCAGTGAAACTGCGAGGGCACAGAATGTTCCTGCGACTCCAGCTCCAAGCCAATCCCAGCCAGCTGCCGCTGATGTTGTGGATAGAAGTGTGTCCAAGACCACGCCCATATCGCCCATAAAGAAGCTGCAAATGCCcaatattaacataaatgtGAAGGCTTTGCTGCctggagctggaactggagctgTAAGCAAGTTGGCCAAGCGGCAaaaggaggagcaggagcagaagaACCTGAAgcaggaacagcagcagcaaaatcaGAAGCAGGAGCCGAAGAATcgagagcagcagcaggaaaacCGGGAGCAAGAGCGGGAACAGAAGAATAGGGAGGTGAAATCCGTCGCCAGTGATGCAGATAAAATTTTACAGTGCATTGGCAAGACACGAGCTCGTGGTCCTGCCCATCGTCGTCCCTCGACGCGAAGGGCGCGTCAGGAGAACTATGCCAAATCCTTGCGGGAGGAGGTGGAATCCACCAAAGGAACAATTGATGCAACACCCGCCACTGCAAACTTGAAACATGAGCAGAAGCTGGAGCAGAGTGCTCCATTGAGTTCAGATATCTCCAAGAAAGCAGCTGCTTCTAAGCTAACCGCATCCCGCAGTGAAGCAGCATTTGTGGAgagtgatgatgatgatgatgcactCTTCAAGGTGCCAGCAGTTTCCTCAGCTGCTACTCCAAATGTTCCCACAACAACTGCTCCAATTGCATTGCTGTCCACTCGTCCTCCAGCGGATGATCAGCAATCTCGTGGCAAGACCATAACAAAAGTGGCGGCTTCATTTTTGGATAGTGATGAAGATGACAGTGGCTTGCTCTTTACTCCAGCAAATGCAGTCAAGAAACAGGTTTCTTTCTTGGACAGCGATGAGGAGATTGAGAAGAATACTACATTATTTAAGCCAGCAAAGATTCAAGTGGAAACCAAGGCGACAGCTGCCACAGTGATTGCTACTGAGTCCCCACTACCCAGCCAGAAAGCTCTAGAAGATCAGGGAACAAGtaaatcatcatcattatttcTGGACAGCCAAGAGGATGTTGATAATCCAGAGAAGACTCAAGTGGAAACCAAGTCCGACCTGGTTACTCCAGTTGCTCTGCCCAGTCGGAAATCTCTAGCAGATCAGCAGCAAAAGAAGTTGCCTTCATCATTTCTGGATAGCGATgagaatgatgatgatgataattcACTCTTTGGGCCATTAAAAAAGCCAGTGAAATCTGCAGAAGCTGAGCTGAAGATCAGTAAAGGAGAACAATCGAAGGAGCAGCAAATAACCAAGCCAACAACTGCGCCAGTTGTCAAGCAGAATGAAGTCAAATCTGTAACAGATCCAGTCAGAAAGTATGTTTCCTTCTTGGACAGCGATGAGGATGATGTCAAGCATCCGCCTCCTCAGTTTAATCCAGCAAAGATTCAGCCGCCAGAGACAAAGTCAAAGGCAATCCTGGCCAGCAAACTCTTTGATGacagcgatgatgatgatgatctgTTTGGCAAAGCGAATGCTCCTCCCACCAAACCCAAATCAAAGCCAGTTGCCAAGCCAAAAGCTTCCTTGTTTGCAGACAGCGACAGTGAGAAGGAAGCGCGGCCCAAAGTGTTGAGCATTAAGGCCAAGTTGCCAGCCAAGTCAAGCAAAAGTCTCTTTAgcgatgatgaggatgatgatgatctgtttggaggaggaggcggaACAAAGCGAGCTGCTGTAAGCAGTCAGACAAAGACCGCCAATCTGCCCAAGTCTTCAAATCCCGGCAAGACTGCAGTCAAGTCGCTGCCCAGCTCTGGAAATTCGGATAATCCGTTGGCGGATTTATTGGGTCCTTAGCTTCAAATTTGGAGTAACGTTGGCCAGTAAATCATTATGTTTAGTAAATTGGCGTCACAatgtcacaaaaaaaaaaagtacagcaGTTTCGCTGCTTCGAGTCGAGGCGCTGAACACACCAGTAAATTTTGCTAAAAGTGAAacatttcattacattttattatatattttataacttacAGTATGTATTTACAgttattcatttattgttgttaccaATTACACGTAATTACACTATGCTACACAAAAACCAGTGTTTGAAAATTCGATAAACTGCAATTTAGAGttgtagtttaattatttttgccatTAAAGGTCAAAGTTTGTATTCAATTGGAAAGCTGACGCAGTCTGCTTATCTTAGTTAGTGCTATAACTAAAGTTAACTATAAACTTTTAAACTATGAAGGAGCTTCCTTAACGTTTAACTAGACGTTAGTTAACGAACTGAAACTGAGTTAGTTTTGTGGCTCTTTGGTCGTTATCGTTGCCGATGCCTCGGAATGTCATGTTTGTGGTAGTCGAGCTTTAAATTACAAACTAATGAGTATAATATATGCGATATACATAGTACTTTTATGACTGGAGCTTAGTCTTAATAATAGCCACTTTTCACTACAAAATATGTTCACTTTTCTCTTAGTTTTAATacattaaatacttaaataatagaGAAAAATCTATTAAGCCGAATAAATTACAGtttgtacaaaaaatttataagttttgGTACAGTTATACACAAATTTTtctattgaaattataataatttgatggaaaatgttacatttttgtatttaaaaaaaattgttgaagtaaataaaatattcattgataaaatattttctctaAAAAAACATTGATTACGTATAATTGATTTTCTGCAGCTTTACACATTCTATTTATGAGTAGCTTTGTAAGATTTCGGTACACTGTAAAAACAGTACTTTCTAATagtgttttgttatttaaaattcaaatttgtgtATAATTTGTAAGgcacatatgcaaattttttcaaagtgataaataatgataaactgcacattaaataaaaatgaaaaaaaaaaaaatttgtagaaaCGTAGAAAACagttttcttataatttgcaaacattttttttcttcaaatttgttgtgaaTTTGTTAGAAAacgtataataaaattttaaaaatgatgcacattattttataattaaaaatagtgtaaaaaaacaaatagtgTAAAAAAATACTTAGAATTCTTTgcattacattaaaaaaatgtattattatttaaaatttatagactttttcataataagaaaattaaatttgttgaaaatttgtaagcgaaaaaatgtaaattttttagaagaggaaaaataataatttataaagtaaaaaatgtataaaaacgTAGAAAAaagtgcatatatattttgttgaagAGTGAAAAGAGGCTATTAGTAAGTCTGGGTGTGATTCCGTTTAGAGAGCCACATCGCGATACTTGCGATAATCGTCGGATTCGTTGCCCAGCGACAATTTGCTGTTGGCGGTGATATAGGGATTGGCATAGTTGGCATAACCGAAGCCTCCATAGtactgcagttgctgctgggAGCCGCgtcgctgcagctgcagttggaTTGGATGAGGCTGAGCGGTGAGCATCGTGTGGCCGCCGTGTCCGCCGTGACCCGTCGAACTGCAGGCGGAGGGACGACGATAGAGTCCGGCGGCTGCTGCAGCCGCCGCCTGTTGCTGCAGCGGATTGTTGAGCAGCATGGCCAGATaatactgctgctgttgtgtgtAGTTCTGCAGCAGATTGTTGCCATAGGCGGCCAAGTCGTTTTGCACTTTATTAATCCCATCGAGATTCTCTAGGGAGATGCAATTCCTCGACAGCTTTGTTGGAgctgactgctgctgctgctgatgatgatgttgttggtgttgatAATGACGCAGTTGGGCAGGTGGCGGAGTCAGCTGCTTGGGCTCAATGGAGCAATAGATGGGATCATTGTTGGTGCTGCCAATCAAAGATGGCGGCGATGCTTTATGCGAATCCTGTAGATTGTTTTTCAAATCATCAATGGTTATATTGAAATACTTGGCATTCTTGTCCTCCGTATCCAGCACATGACGTGGATTGTACATGCCGGGCAGAGTACAGCGCAGATCCATCAGGGATTGAGCACGATgagctcctgctcctgctccaccTCCACGCTGTCCTGGCAGCTGAAACTGCTGAGCCATGGCAGGCGCAAACATGCTGGCATTGAACTCATTCTGTGATCCAAATTGATTATGATGATTATTAAGTCCCGATCCCAATGGCAGCTTCGTCTCATCACACAGCTGATAGCCGGCATTCTCGAAGCCGCTCATCCGCTGGCTGGAACGTCGCGAATCCGCCTTTGTCATCGGCACACTGGGAGCTGGTGTCTGTAGGGAGAGACGAGTCGCCAATCCCTGCAGCTGATTCAGCACCTGCGTCTCCCGACGCCACTTAATGCCTGTGGGAATGACGCAGATCAGGGCCAGACAATTGATGATCAGCCTGATCAGGTAGGAAGTCAACTCCGTGAGTCCATGCACCGATTGCAGACCCTATGATATTAAAGAAATcagtatacattttttaatctaattagaaaaatgaatttaaactttcgatcaaaataaaaaacatttagaaAAAAGTCTACATCCATTTTTGTTGTaacttaagtttttaaattgtttttgttttttatttaaatctgaagctttaactattatttaaaaattataatattaaaaaacttcaaggttttttatattattattttcaatgagcccccttatattatttatttattataaaaatttaacatatgaggtatttttgtttttttatttaactctgaagcttttactattatttaaaaattataatattaaaaaactttcaaggttttttatattattattttcaatgagcccccttatattatttatttattataaaaatttaacagatgAGGTTTATCctgatttttaagtaaaattggTTATTTAACTAccatattctatttttttaaattaaaatataaatgtttctctttatatttttatttaaaaacaataggaattaattttcttaatttattgccTGTAAATGCAATTTCAGCTTAAGTTGCTGGAGAGGATTAGCAAGCTGTTACTCACCCAATGTTGTGTGGTCATGAGCATCACGAGCACCAGTTCTGGAATTGATAGCAGTCCAATTACCACCGACCAGGCGAACAGTGGCCAACACAAGCCGCTGACCAGGCCATGAATCAATATCGTTGTTGCCACAAACATTACAAAGAAGAGAGTGCAGAGGGTGTAGGCGGCAATGGGGAGTTCCCCGTGTGCCTCCAGCAGCCAAGAGACCTCACATGAGAATGCACCCAGATACACGATCTGTGTGACAGGTGAAAATTAGTAAGACGCGCAAAAGAAAAGCGaaaacataaatcaaatgaaaatgaaaatataaaaacggAATTATAGAAGCAATTGGGGTTGAGGATGGAGATGAAGttggagttgcagttgcttcaAAAGCGGAGACACTTTTGCTCCGCAATCATCCATCAATCAATTAATGAGCTTTTCGCTTGTCGctttgtctgtctctctctctgtctttctgtctgtttCTCTGTCAAACTGTTGTCACGAACATCCGAATGCATTCCACAGAAAAAGTAAGAGTGTTGCAAATAAGAATGCTCGCTTTGCAGATACCCTGCatcacattttttaaaaagacacaacagacagacaaatataaaattttttatatgaaggaaatttaaacgcagaatcaattaaggggccaaatcatgatcaaaatgatattccgcttgaaaatcggttaatttttaatgaagttatgagagatcaaagtttgtgaaaaaatgtcaaggggtatgtatgcaaaattggatgatagatggcttaggatcgaaaaaatattaaattttctagatgacacaaatttaaatgcagaattaattaaaaggccaaatcatgatcaaaatgatattccgcttgaaaatcggttaatttttgatgaagttatgagagatcaaagtttgtgaaaaaatgtcaaggggtaggtatgcaaaattggatgataggatcgaaaaaatattcaattttctagatgataataatttaaatgcagaatcaattaagaggccaaatcatgattaaaatcatattccgcttgaaaatcagttgagtcttggcaaagttatgagtggttgaagttggtcaaaatTTTGACCAAGCAACtcgaaaaaatcgaaattgacTCATCTGTAGTATAATCCTAGTTTTCAAATTCTCGCAGAATTTTTCAGTTCATAATACCCTCCTTTGTGACTGCTTACAGGgtacaaaataaagttgaaaattttaacagTTTTTGTGCAAAacgatttcatttcattttcacttaATGGCACAATAATGTGTCTTTCGTCTCGGACAGACTGTGATAACGGTACTCACACCGTAGACCCCAAAAGAGCCACAAGCAtacaaacatttcatttatctGGAAACTGAAATGTGAAGAGTAAATCACGATTGGTTTACTTACCAACAAGAGACCAGCTGCCACACAACAGATAATGAATAGATTCGCCTTAATAAAACGTTCCATGATGCGTTCGTtccaaaaattttgtatgccactgttgctgttgttgttgttattgcccgTCGCCCGTTTTGGCTTCTTGAACGAGGACGGTGAATGCGTTTCACTGGCCTTCTGATAATTCATTatcgtttgttttgtttgttggccgaaaaaaagaaaataagcttcttttaattttatttcttttatttttggttttggccaaGATCTTAGCAGCCGGCCTTGACTGAGCGCAAGTTCTAGTTCCACTTAGAAAGATGCTTCAATGACGATGTTCAATGAGTTTTCAGTACGAATGGGAAAGCGTTAATGCGGCCTAATTGAGCCTTGTCATGGTTAAGACTTTTGGGTTTTTGGCGTTGCtctgaaatggaaatggaaatgaagaTGTTAccaatatgtgtgtgtgtgtgtgtgagtggtaAGTGTGAATATGTTGAGTATGAGTGAATAAAAGCAAACtgaacaaaagacttaggcaacgaacttgttTTCGCGGTCAGTTAACGGCAACTGAAGATGTAAAATGCTTGTTGTAGATTCACATTCAGATTGGAGAACTGTATATTGAGATTCAGTTTGAGCTGGCAATACAACTATTGACTAGAAGGTTTTCACTTTTCAACCAGTTTTCAACACAGCTCAGCTGGCAAGTTTGTTGCCTGAGTCTTTTGTTCTTATCAAATTGTGTCAGCTAAAAGATTAACTACTTATGTCATGAAGTCGTGTGCAcagcttaataaaataaaataatcaattataaGAGTAGCcaaaacttatatatatatatatacatatgattttctataaaaatgttgataaataaataaaaagaagaattttaaaaaatcacaatgtcagaattaaaaaaaattttttttattatttgaaaagtttttatcTTATACTGGGAATATAAAGTTTTGAGAGTTTATACAAGaaatactttttgaaaaatattgatattattacTGAGTtagattttttattgttttgtttttatttttattttttcctggCCGTTATTTAATGTATCTTATTTTgtctttttgattttaagtttttagtaACTTAGCTagcaagttcgttgcctaagtcttttgttctAGTCACACAAATTGTGTCAGCTCGTCAGCAAAATGATTAACCACTTATGTCATGAAGTCGTGTGGagattgtaaataaaataatcaatgaTACGAGTAGTTGCGACACACACacctttacacacacacacacacacatacatcgGGCACTTAGTTAACCATTTGGTAATCTTATTATAATAGTCAAGTGACAGACGATCGTCATCAGAATGGAAGCCACAGTCAATGCCATCGACAGGTGCGCCATACTTATAACGATCatgatgatcatgatcatCTTCAGCCTAAGCTGTGTGTGGTGCGTGCTTGGTGCGTGGGTTGAACCACCGTCTACAGTTGGGTGCGATTGccactttttgttgttatttcagttgttgttgttgccataaGCAGCATTTGTCAAGCCTTTTTGTGATTGGCCGGATATGCGCgcctttaaaaactttataaactTCTTCTTCGGGTCATTGAAATTCCGCTAATGTTGCGTTGACCGTTCGACGCTTTCTTTTGGGCCGGAAAGAAAGAATTGCAAGTCAAGAATTTTGGtttcttctctcttttttccCCACAGcacaaaattgttaatttttaagctatgCAAACATTGCGAGCGATTCTCAAATTGTCCGGTTTTTGGGCAGTTGTTGAAACGAGTTTAATGGCGAGTTACTCGCAAGGTGGTTATTATTAGCACTACCTAATGCCCCACCAtcgacaacagcaaaaaaaacaacaacaacagcagcgaccCCAACGGCGGATACAAATTGTTATCTCGCTTTGCGTATTGCTTAAAAATGTGTTAAGTGATATATAACTAAATGGGaaataagagatagagagaaggAGAAAAGAGACCAACAGAAAGATAGAGACGGaaataatggaaaataaatgGATCTTTATCACGCCGCTGCTCAGATGCTCTTAggcaattgaaataatataattttgattaatttatttggaattttcaagaaaacttgctattgatttttttttatttaaatggcaTCAAATACCAGCtgaacatataaataatttatttttaaaatatactccTATTTTAACTATTAACTGATTTTTActgtattaataatttttttaagtattgaataaattttttttttgatataaaacttcagttgaaaactttcaacttcaatttgaatatgtaTTCCCTCAGTTTAATCAATTTGTCGTGCTTAACAGAGGGAATCTCTTATTCGttgtaaatatgcaaaacaGTAGTGTAAAAATCAAAGCGCCCTtgactgccacgcccacatggCGGCTACCTTTCAGCAGCTTAAAGAGTtaggagagagaaaaagagctAAGAGTTAAAAGTTATATATGCTGTGACCGAggaattgggattgggattacAAAATTATGTAGATTCCGCATAAATTGCTGTGAAACATttcgaaacaacaacaacaatttgcattgtATTCTGCACaagtgtatgtgagtgtgagtgtgagagttactgttgaaattatatattaattttattattatgcatgACGACTGCAGACAAAGACAGAAGCTGATGTTATACATACGAGACGAGGCTCTAAATATTGTTGCATTTGCCGTGTGACTGTGGCGAGTTCAATagcatcgacaacaacaacagtaactataaataataatagcaacaaataaTGTTAGGCATAagtaatattaacaataacaaatggcATGATCAGCGCAAATGCATGAATAGACAACAATGCAGTGAAATAACTACaaatattatgcaaatgcaaatgttgaaagcaaaagcaaaaatcaaataaaatttacaaaaatactcGTAACTAAAggaattcgaattcgaattcaatgaatgaaataaaagcaaaaaataaatgagtgCGTTACCATTTTTGTATGCgtttcaaaatgcaataaaaaaaatagtgtaTGGTATTGAGATATGGATTTAATAGCTTTACCTTTCACTTGATGTCAGCGGTAGGTGGTGGGGAACTTGGCATTAATCCAGCATAAgttacagcaacaactgagGGAGAAgaaaagcacacacacgcacacacacgaatTGTAGAAATTATCGTTGAAGCAAGTAATGATTTCACATGCGCCACAGACCCAACCCGGTCTCAAATCTCACATCCACTCCCAGCAAAAAGCTTAACTACAAAAAACACCAAGAAAGGAAAGTAAGCTACGAcacgccgaagatttgatgCCCTTGCagattaagatttttataatacgttttaaataaattaaatttatgtaacttctctccaaacaaaacaatttttatttatttaataaaaattccttAAAAATTTAGATTCTTAGACAAAATTCAGATtccattttttaacaaaaaacagaaaatattcaGTATTGGTCAAATTTCAACTAATAAACGTATTTTGAGAACAAGTTCAATTTGTGTTTCAGTTATGCCAACTTTATTTTGATACTTTcgtaacaacaaattattattatttaattttttaaatttccaaaaaatagCATTGCACCAaatgtttattgcattttattatatctataaaaattaaatagacttctaaaaaattattaaaagtttttaaataaattaaattaattactttttaagctcttaaaattgttgttaaagtCAAAGAATACTTATTTTGtgaacaaaaaatgaaagtaacacaagacttttattttttctataaaagaAGCATAATTTTGgcactttaattattttttttttaatttggcattAAATTCCTTATTAAAGGCATTACACATTtcttgatatatttataatacccTGTTGTAGGGTATAACAACGAGCGACAAAAATTGTTCAGCGTTGAGTCATGCTGAGGGAGAAGTCGCatttgtcgctgttgttgttgttgtcgttgtcacaTGCAAATGCTGACTGTATGCGGGCACAAAAAAAGCAGACATCAATTGTTGACATATGTGTGCCAGGGAAATGGCAAcgggaaaatgggaaaaaatgaaaaatgcagCTCATAAAGCCTCCGGCAAAAACTCGCACTTGTTCTAACACTTTTACTAGCAACAAATAAAGCTCTCGGTTAATTAAACGTGTTtcatttgctgttgttcttgtcgcTAAAAGCGAAATGCACTTAAACATAATTATgatttcgttgttgttgttgttgtagttgtaattgtaattgttattgtttaattgtCGTACAACGGTCATCAGACGCTGGCCAAAACGCAGCTCTGGGTCAAGTCCGAGTTGATTTGAGACGTGAgaacaaagcaacaataacaatagcaatataaagatgcacacacacacttttacacttacacacacacacacacacacctattGATAACACCGCAACGAGCACGGCGTAACGGTTAACGGTTAAATCAGCGCGCGCGCAATCCCAAACAGTCAAAAGTGAAAATCAaatgacttagg harbors:
- the LOC117785849 gene encoding WASH complex subunit 2, whose translation is MDISADVAAIIKQAPDWNFAGDCALLELMKRISQNLQERGEQTSNNLNAFETNVRRADIALDNATNSLRSLQFGQQFVEYRVEEVDDDDFAMPEELNRKPEVPPKSSQEMAKEFLQNNLQMFRKNFEPVTIEVPDSDDEDGALNTTTVFRAKNPYDVIPLPYIIGSKDWQEHKYAGLYDSAENSEDEQPEQFSSSSSDELEAENVTEKTTSKPSLKMETPQQSDSSSLASLPKELPHPPPARAAVPVPVPVIEAVAPIKAQPRPIISSHRNPHERDLFNALRASPPSDDPPSTSSSLNSGMGGATASRLPHVDVSLSSSSSNSNVRQSPVKLFEDAITVAPVPAPTPISIPTVIPTALKEETVVKASPAASQIKRKPVNLFNDDEFNSFMSEIVDKVQSKSSKESTQESSKATKSLNLFDESPPLTPKTTPAVKTLPTSIFDDNLEDDDDFLSSFASKAMPKPQPQTRATTLFDDDDDELDINDIFKSSKQPKAESNLKTKNWLFDDDDLEEKDIFGLSQNKQEKKKREQKRKEQDEYGKKEAENKVKLEQEERKQQEKKQEHQVATSIPHKSLFDDLDDDDLFGTPKSKQNLFEDAKKTREELKAVEEKELPEDKDVPVVPKVTIPDKPILNDEDQAKNNLMTTEREALKKQNSQPKAKLLSDDFSDEESIKETEEKATATIEIPKDSQQPINKMEEVEIKNKSDLFDNSRKDPTEQVQQDPILSLVADTVSNKQLMKNANQENPRKSEEIAIAQQMLQNYSSLFSDEPPDDSEFFQSLGSSSLNSLSNSKMFDQEQDFFEPSLPDLPKDVAKANVETVEDYGGLRLFSDVPPEDDGEEELPAPKTAPKTSLPATTRIHTIFYDDFSETARAQNVPATPAPSQSQPAAADVVDRSVSKTTPISPIKKLQMPNININVKALLPGAGTGAVSKLAKRQKEEQEQKNLKQEQQQQNQKQEPKNREQQQENREQEREQKNREVKSVASDADKILQCIGKTRARGPAHRRPSTRRARQENYAKSLREEVESTKGTIDATPATANLKHEQKLEQSAPLSSDISKKAAASKLTASRSEAAFVESDDDDDALFKVPAVSSAATPNVPTTTAPIALLSTRPPADDQQSRGKTITKVAASFLDSDEDDSGLLFTPANAVKKQVSFLDSDEEIEKNTTLFKPAKIQVETKATAATVIATESPLPSQKALEDQGTSKSSSLFLDSQEDVDNPEKTQVETKSDLVTPVALPSRKSLADQQQKKLPSSFLDSDENDDDDNSLFGPLKKPVKSAEAELKISKGEQSKEQQITKPTTAPVVKQNEVKSVTDPVRKYVSFLDSDEDDVKHPPPQFNPAKIQPPETKSKAILASKLFDDSDDDDDLFGKANAPPTKPKSKPVAKPKASLFADSDSEKEARPKVLSIKAKLPAKSSKSLFSDDEDDDDLFGGGGGTKRAAVSSQTKTANLPKSSNPGKTAVKSLPSSGNSDNPLADLLGP
- the LOC117784193 gene encoding uncharacterized protein LOC117784193 isoform X1 → MNYQKASETHSPSSFKKPKRATGNNNNNSNSGIQNFWNERIMERFIKANLFIICCVAAGLLLIVYLGAFSCEVSWLLEAHGELPIAAYTLCTLFFVMFVATTILIHGLVSGLCWPLFAWSVVIGLLSIPELVLVMLMTTQHWGLQSVHGLTELTSYLIRLIINCLALICVIPTGIKWRRETQVLNQLQGLATRLSLQTPAPSVPMTKADSRRSSQRMSGFENAGYQLCDETKLPLGSGLNNHHNQFGSQNEFNASMFAPAMAQQFQLPGQRGGGAGAGAHRAQSLMDLRCTLPGMYNPRHVLDTEDKNAKYFNITIDDLKNNLQDSHKASPPSLIGSTNNDPIYCSIEPKQLTPPPAQLRHYQHQQHHHQQQQQSAPTKLSRNCISLENLDGINKVQNDLAAYGNNLLQNYTQQQQYYLAMLLNNPLQQQAAAAAAAGLYRRPSACSSTGHGGHGGHTMLTAQPHPIQLQLQRRGSQQQLQYYGGFGYANYANPYITANSKLSLGNESDDYRKYRDVAL
- the LOC117784193 gene encoding uncharacterized protein LOC117784193 isoform X2, giving the protein MERFIKANLFIICCVAAGLLLIVYLGAFSCEVSWLLEAHGELPIAAYTLCTLFFVMFVATTILIHGLVSGLCWPLFAWSVVIGLLSIPELVLVMLMTTQHWGLQSVHGLTELTSYLIRLIINCLALICVIPTGIKWRRETQVLNQLQGLATRLSLQTPAPSVPMTKADSRRSSQRMSGFENAGYQLCDETKLPLGSGLNNHHNQFGSQNEFNASMFAPAMAQQFQLPGQRGGGAGAGAHRAQSLMDLRCTLPGMYNPRHVLDTEDKNAKYFNITIDDLKNNLQDSHKASPPSLIGSTNNDPIYCSIEPKQLTPPPAQLRHYQHQQHHHQQQQQSAPTKLSRNCISLENLDGINKVQNDLAAYGNNLLQNYTQQQQYYLAMLLNNPLQQQAAAAAAAGLYRRPSACSSTGHGGHGGHTMLTAQPHPIQLQLQRRGSQQQLQYYGGFGYANYANPYITANSKLSLGNESDDYRKYRDVAL